A single genomic interval of Microbacterium hydrocarbonoxydans harbors:
- the hemB gene encoding porphobilinogen synthase, whose protein sequence is MSFPEVRLRRLRQSPAVRGLVRETSLEPRQLVLPMFVREGLTESLPIGSMPGVAQHSLDSLRAAATEAAEAGVGGVMLFGVPAVRDARGSGADDPEGILNVATEALAAEVGDALVVQTDLCLDEFTDHGHCGVLAADGSVDNDATLERYASMALAQARAGSQLLGLSGMMDGQVAVIRRALDAEGFTDTLLLAYAAKYASAFYGPFREAVDSQLTGDRRTYQLDPGNRREGVREAVVDEEEGADIVMVKPAMAFLDVLREVRDTVSIPVWAYQVSGEYAMIEAAAANGWIDRRASVLESLLSIRRAGADVVLTYWATEAARWLRG, encoded by the coding sequence ATGAGCTTCCCCGAGGTGAGACTGCGTCGACTGCGCCAGTCTCCGGCGGTTCGAGGCCTGGTGCGAGAGACGTCGCTGGAGCCGCGGCAGCTGGTGCTCCCGATGTTCGTGCGCGAGGGCCTGACTGAGTCGCTGCCCATCGGGTCGATGCCGGGGGTCGCGCAGCACTCGCTGGATTCGCTGCGTGCGGCAGCGACCGAGGCGGCCGAGGCCGGAGTCGGCGGCGTCATGCTGTTCGGCGTCCCTGCGGTCCGTGACGCCCGGGGCTCGGGTGCGGATGACCCCGAAGGCATCCTCAACGTCGCCACCGAGGCTCTTGCCGCCGAGGTGGGCGATGCCCTCGTGGTGCAGACCGACCTCTGCCTCGACGAGTTCACCGACCACGGTCACTGCGGAGTGCTCGCGGCGGACGGCTCGGTCGACAACGACGCCACCCTGGAGCGCTACGCCTCGATGGCGCTCGCCCAGGCGCGCGCGGGATCGCAGCTGCTCGGCCTCTCGGGGATGATGGACGGCCAGGTCGCCGTGATCCGCCGGGCGCTCGATGCCGAAGGCTTCACCGACACGCTGCTCCTCGCGTATGCGGCCAAGTACGCGAGCGCGTTCTACGGCCCGTTCCGCGAGGCCGTCGACTCCCAGCTCACGGGCGATCGCCGCACGTACCAGCTCGACCCCGGCAACCGCCGCGAGGGCGTACGCGAGGCGGTCGTCGACGAGGAGGAGGGCGCGGACATCGTCATGGTCAAGCCGGCGATGGCCTTCCTCGACGTGCTGCGCGAGGTCAGGGATACCGTCAGCATTCCGGTGTGGGCCTACCAGGTGTCCGGCGAGTACGCGATGATCGAGGCCGCCGCTGCCAACGGCTGGATCGATCGCCGTGCCTCGGTCCTCGAATCGCTGCTGTCGATCCGGCGCGCGGGCGCGGACGTCGTCCTCACCTACTGGGCGACCGAAGCCGCACGCTGGCTGCGCGGCTGA